One window of Rhodothermales bacterium genomic DNA carries:
- a CDS encoding DNA-3-methyladenine glycosylase 2 family protein has translation MSSFWQWNLFRARHDTAPMPDYPFNPHDALAHLRAADPALEAVFDAVGPFSMRYQPLDNVFHALMRSIVYQQLSGRAAATIFARVEALFSGEPTPKALSRLQDADLRGAGLSGAKTRALRSLAEHVLDGTVPDASTLRGMENQEIRERLTVVRGVGVWTVNMMLMFRLGRPDIMPSGDLGIRKGFARLRGMDDLPPPKHLEAETQHWSPWRTVACWYLWRLLEVELPD, from the coding sequence ATGTCGTCGTTCTGGCAGTGGAATCTATTCCGGGCGCGCCACGATACTGCGCCCATGCCGGATTATCCGTTCAATCCACACGACGCCCTCGCGCACCTGCGAGCCGCCGACCCCGCCCTCGAGGCCGTCTTTGACGCGGTGGGCCCGTTTTCGATGCGTTATCAGCCGCTCGACAACGTCTTCCACGCCCTGATGCGCTCGATCGTGTACCAGCAGCTGTCCGGTCGAGCCGCAGCGACCATCTTTGCACGGGTCGAGGCGCTGTTCAGCGGAGAACCGACGCCCAAGGCCCTTTCGAGACTTCAGGATGCCGACCTGCGCGGTGCAGGCCTGTCTGGTGCCAAGACGCGCGCGCTGCGATCGCTGGCAGAGCACGTGCTGGACGGCACGGTGCCTGATGCGAGCACACTGCGCGGGATGGAAAACCAGGAAATCCGGGAACGCCTGACCGTGGTTCGGGGGGTCGGCGTCTGGACCGTCAACATGATGCTGATGTTCAGGCTGGGCAGACCGGACATCATGCCTTCCGGCGACCTCGGCATCAGAAAAGGGTTTGCCCGACTGCGCGGCATGGACGACCTGCCTCCTCCAAAGCATCTCGAGGCGGAGACGCAGCACTGGAGTCCCTGGCGCACTGTCGCCTGTTGGTATCTCTGGCGACTGCTGGAAGTAGAGCTTCCAGACTGA
- a CDS encoding heavy metal translocating P-type ATPase metal-binding domain-containing protein: MPACAHCDLPLGRHVVDEQFCCASCAAVNRLLHASGLADDFYKLSGIATTGPRPAASARGSNHLQFDSEEFLDAHTTQTGEGSNRQAELFVEGVHCAACVWLLEQLPRQIPSVRSARLDLSRARLALTWDQHAAPLSKIADWTSGFGYILHPVEAQESVRRDEERRLLRRVGLAWALAGNVMLLAFAFYAGLAPSEGQLFESARWLSLILAAPAVFGAGSSFFQRAARSVQAAFRDRNWRHLDMDVPIALGLAVGFADSTASVFAGHGELWFDSLTVLTAALLTARLLQLRARNAAARAAGDLAASVPRRARLAGDGRTVSAGALNRGAVIRVLPGEAFPADGTVTRGASSVDASAMTGESRAEPIAPDSRVLAGTVNLSRPVDVRVEATGSASRLGGLLATARHDANRAPVALTASRLAAPFVATVLAAAALTLAWTLAHQPSEAVSRVVALLVITCPCALGMATPLSMVVAMGQAARRGTFIRHEAAVQTLHRVDTVLLDKTGTLTEGTPSVLWFRGSEDALAMAAALERGVPHPVAHAVCQRATSTRFEATGTTVIPGAGVEGTVQGRQVQVGSPDWLGGMRDPNKLASRAADVAAAGLTPVLIAVDDVITAGLGLGDGVRERAPEVVSDLRSRGMRIQLLSGDHPEVARSVGMQLGLKPDEIEGGVSPEDKKQRIRRLQSQGRTVMMVGDGLNDAPALAAADVGVSIDAGRRDGRFAGDIVLTRTDIAEVPVLLDGGTRTLRTIYGALGFSVLYNLAGAAAAATGLVTPLVAAIAMPISSLAVVLAAALHRPFRGAPVKRSLRSATNFSRAA, encoded by the coding sequence ATGCCGGCCTGCGCACACTGCGACCTGCCGCTGGGTCGGCACGTGGTGGATGAGCAGTTCTGCTGCGCATCCTGCGCGGCCGTTAACCGCCTTCTGCACGCATCCGGACTGGCGGACGACTTCTACAAGCTCTCGGGGATTGCCACTACCGGGCCGCGCCCTGCTGCCTCTGCTCGCGGATCCAACCACCTCCAGTTCGACTCTGAGGAGTTTCTCGACGCCCACACCACGCAGACCGGCGAGGGTTCGAACCGGCAGGCCGAGTTGTTCGTGGAGGGTGTGCACTGCGCCGCCTGCGTCTGGCTGCTGGAACAGTTGCCCCGGCAGATCCCATCCGTGCGCAGCGCCAGGCTGGACCTCTCGCGAGCCCGTCTGGCGCTGACGTGGGACCAGCATGCCGCCCCACTGTCGAAGATCGCCGATTGGACCTCGGGATTCGGCTACATCCTGCATCCAGTCGAGGCCCAGGAGTCCGTGCGACGGGACGAGGAGCGGCGACTGCTCCGCCGGGTGGGCCTTGCATGGGCCCTGGCGGGCAATGTCATGCTGCTTGCATTCGCATTTTACGCAGGGCTGGCGCCATCGGAGGGTCAACTCTTCGAAAGCGCACGCTGGTTGAGCCTCATTCTGGCCGCACCGGCGGTATTCGGCGCAGGAAGCTCGTTTTTTCAGCGAGCAGCACGCTCCGTGCAGGCTGCCTTCAGGGATCGAAACTGGAGGCATCTGGACATGGACGTACCCATTGCACTCGGTCTTGCAGTGGGCTTCGCGGACTCCACGGCATCCGTCTTCGCCGGACACGGAGAACTCTGGTTCGATTCGCTGACCGTACTCACGGCGGCCTTGCTCACGGCCCGCCTCCTGCAGCTGCGCGCCAGGAACGCAGCCGCGCGTGCCGCCGGTGACCTCGCCGCCTCCGTGCCTCGACGCGCCCGGCTCGCCGGAGACGGTCGCACGGTATCCGCCGGGGCCTTGAACAGGGGCGCGGTGATCCGCGTGCTTCCCGGCGAAGCGTTCCCGGCCGACGGCACCGTGACGAGGGGTGCCAGTTCCGTGGACGCGTCCGCGATGACAGGTGAATCCCGCGCGGAGCCCATCGCGCCGGACTCTCGGGTGCTGGCGGGCACGGTTAACCTGTCCCGACCGGTGGACGTGCGTGTCGAGGCCACAGGATCAGCCTCCAGGCTGGGCGGCCTGCTGGCGACGGCCCGTCATGACGCCAACCGAGCTCCGGTCGCACTGACCGCCTCCAGACTGGCCGCCCCGTTTGTCGCCACGGTGCTGGCTGCGGCCGCGCTGACGCTTGCCTGGACGCTTGCCCATCAGCCATCAGAGGCCGTGTCCCGCGTTGTCGCCCTGCTCGTAATCACCTGCCCGTGCGCGTTGGGCATGGCAACGCCGCTGTCCATGGTCGTGGCGATGGGCCAGGCCGCCCGGCGGGGCACCTTCATCAGGCATGAGGCTGCCGTGCAGACGCTGCATCGCGTCGACACGGTGCTTCTGGACAAGACAGGAACGCTCACCGAAGGCACCCCGAGCGTGCTGTGGTTTCGCGGGTCCGAAGACGCCCTCGCGATGGCCGCTGCGCTGGAACGCGGTGTGCCCCACCCGGTGGCGCACGCGGTCTGTCAGCGCGCAACCAGCACGCGATTTGAGGCGACCGGGACGACTGTGATTCCGGGAGCCGGCGTCGAAGGCACGGTTCAGGGCCGGCAGGTGCAGGTTGGCTCGCCCGATTGGCTGGGCGGCATGCGGGACCCGAATAAACTCGCTTCCCGTGCAGCCGACGTCGCCGCGGCAGGGCTGACTCCGGTGCTGATAGCGGTGGACGACGTCATTACGGCCGGTCTCGGCCTGGGCGATGGGGTGCGCGAGCGGGCCCCGGAGGTTGTAAGCGATTTGCGTAGCCGCGGCATGCGTATTCAGCTGCTCTCCGGTGACCACCCGGAGGTTGCTCGATCCGTGGGCATGCAACTCGGCCTCAAACCGGACGAAATTGAAGGTGGTGTCTCTCCGGAGGACAAGAAGCAGCGCATCCGCCGGCTTCAGAGTCAGGGCCGCACCGTCATGATGGTCGGCGACGGCCTCAATGATGCGCCGGCCCTGGCAGCGGCCGATGTCGGCGTCTCCATCGATGCCGGCAGACGTGATGGCCGATTTGCGGGGGACATCGTGCTCACGCGAACGGATATCGCCGAAGTGCCTGTCCTCCTGGATGGCGGCACCCGCACGCTGCGCACCATATATGGCGCGCTGGGCTTTTCAGTGCTCTACAACCTCGCTGGCGCGGCAGCCGCCGCGACCGGCCTCGTCACCCCATTGGTCGCGGCCATAGCCATGCCCATAAGTTCCCTGGCCGTCGTTCTGGCTGCGGCCCTGCATCGGCCGTTTCGAGGCGCACCTGTCAAACGGAGCCTCAGGTCCGCCACCAACTTCTCAAGGGCCGCCTGA
- the ccoG gene encoding cytochrome c oxidase accessory protein CcoG, translating to MSTVPDILESPEEVLSTLRRDGKRRWLYPVESAGRFLRQRKVVGWILIVTWLLLPIIPIAGRPAVLLDVVRREFALFGLVFYPTDTVLLMAFLIGMITLVILATAMLGRVWCGWGCPQTVYLEFIFRPIERFFEGREVTRKRRDEGPASWDRTRRKTAKWTAYTLVSVVLAHTFVAYFVGWDSLLEWMTGSPREHWGVFVLMAATTGLILFDFGYFREQMCTITCPYARMQSVLLDPDSLIVSYDPGRGEPRGKPNKKAIADGSVAALGDCIDCAACVRTCPTGIDIRDGLQMECIACTQCIDACDAIMDRVDKPRGLIRYTSENALAGKTVHRLRPRTVLYSLLLVIALSAFTTVVVSRQDYDVNVGRVAGQPYSLVGDEQVANRLRFRVRNQTPGTSGFSVSMVNPAGEVRPVGTVPVLLEPGEMKRLEVWALLPQAALASDRMDATFRIDFRDGSSQTVTFPFLGPTLTP from the coding sequence GTGAGCACGGTCCCGGATATCCTGGAATCCCCGGAGGAGGTTCTCTCGACCCTGAGGAGGGACGGCAAGCGCCGCTGGCTGTATCCCGTGGAGAGTGCCGGTCGGTTTCTCCGCCAGCGAAAAGTGGTCGGCTGGATCCTCATTGTGACGTGGCTCCTCCTGCCCATTATTCCCATCGCCGGACGCCCTGCCGTACTGCTGGATGTCGTGCGTCGCGAGTTCGCGCTGTTCGGGCTGGTGTTCTACCCAACCGACACTGTGCTGCTCATGGCCTTCCTGATCGGCATGATCACGCTGGTGATTCTTGCGACGGCCATGCTGGGGCGTGTGTGGTGCGGCTGGGGATGTCCTCAAACCGTGTACCTCGAGTTCATTTTCAGGCCCATCGAGCGCTTTTTCGAAGGCCGTGAGGTCACTCGAAAGCGCCGCGATGAAGGCCCCGCCTCCTGGGATCGTACCCGCCGCAAGACGGCCAAATGGACCGCCTACACGCTGGTCTCCGTCGTGCTTGCGCACACGTTTGTGGCCTACTTCGTTGGGTGGGACAGCCTTCTCGAATGGATGACAGGCTCCCCGCGGGAGCACTGGGGCGTGTTCGTGCTCATGGCAGCCACAACAGGACTGATCCTGTTCGATTTCGGCTACTTCCGCGAGCAGATGTGCACCATCACCTGCCCGTACGCCCGCATGCAGTCGGTCCTGCTGGACCCGGATTCGCTGATTGTGAGCTACGATCCCGGGCGGGGCGAGCCGCGCGGCAAGCCCAACAAGAAGGCCATCGCGGACGGGTCCGTGGCGGCACTCGGCGACTGCATCGACTGCGCGGCGTGCGTTCGGACCTGCCCCACGGGCATCGATATTCGGGACGGACTGCAGATGGAGTGCATCGCCTGCACCCAGTGCATCGACGCCTGTGATGCCATCATGGATCGTGTGGACAAACCCCGGGGGCTCATTCGATACACCTCCGAGAATGCGCTGGCGGGCAAGACAGTGCACCGATTGCGACCGCGCACCGTGCTGTACAGTCTGCTGCTTGTGATAGCGCTGAGCGCATTCACGACGGTCGTCGTATCGCGACAGGACTACGACGTGAATGTGGGCCGGGTAGCCGGACAACCCTACTCCCTGGTGGGCGATGAGCAGGTTGCCAACCGGCTGCGTTTCCGGGTGCGAAACCAGACCCCTGGCACCTCGGGATTCTCGGTGAGCATGGTCAACCCGGCCGGCGAAGTGCGCCCGGTAGGCACGGTACCCGTGCTCCTTGAACCGGGAGAGATGAAACGACTCGAAGTCTGGGCCCTCCTGCCCCAGGCCGCGCTCGCCTCTGACCGCATGGACGCCACGTTCCGCATCGACTTCCGGGACGGTTCCAGCCAGACCGTCACCTTCCCATTCCTCGGCCCGACGCTGACTCCATGA
- a CDS encoding T9SS type A sorting domain-containing protein: MVQRVTALLTLLAFVVLPALGQTTVRDINAISQDNINQLEAAGASLDPGSIAGLIYANPTVGTEVTIRAVVMTDPFSSGLANVGDGGPNRIHVYVRDVNAATMGNEGMGIQLVDGNYQTSGLINTTIGDVIDVTGEVSPFGTSMQLAPTTVTLLGSYTDQNLDASILDPVTVTTADMNKALDDGVQVNWSNLADLNGQYVRLEGATVTIRDISTDRPNWLVSSDGGTTLASFYDMSLRYRNDRSDYPSGWNTLDNDFVPPPAGATVNVQGFVVFQGDDPFNRAIPQGSEALLNFVPFADSDLEITESPPAVSNLSRPDRVPTTSGVVISADVAVDQSRTLTSVELVYTTSDNATERTVAGALQSGNTYIFPLPAQADGVFITYWVRATDNTGATSPVQEPIASTRFLTNGITQVSHIQQTADGGPGDSPFTGLTTDMDLTVTVMTQTSVSGILAVQDDTGAWGGIFIRGASETDGLNEGDVINITNAQIEERFGLTRLRDLTFTVTSTGGTALGASVITTSALQDASVAEAYEGMMVRFEGIEIGTNQADGSRDFGEFTVTDVGADAEVRVDDDSDAFPETFNDGLRAGQRFAAISGTWGYSFGNYKLWPESPDALEEVVIGFSVRDINAISQDNITALESAGASLDPGSIAGLIYSNATVGTEVTFRAVVMTDPLSSGLANVGDGGPNRIHVYVRDVNADAAGPDGMGIQLVDGNYQTSGLINTTIGDVIEVTGEVSPFGTSMQLAPTTVTLLGSYTDQNLDASILNPVVVTSADINKAVDAGVQPNWSNLPSMNGQFVRFEDATVIARDISTDRPNWLISTDGGATVVSFYDMSLRYRNDRSDYPDGWNTLDDDFVPPPPGSRVNVQGFVVFQGDDPFNRGIPEGSETILNFVPFADADVEITQSPPLVTGLTKPDFVPGADPITVTASVAADPSRSLDTVELVYITSDNAAEQTTPGTDNGDGTFSFTIPAQVDEVFVVYYVRATDNTGASSVEFEPSDSYRVLANGITRISHVQQTPDGGPGNSPFVGITADMNITATVVTDPGTSGLTAIQDDSGLGAWSGVVLRGSSATDALLRGDVIQITNALIEERFGLTRLSDLTFEVVSTGGASLDYKVVSTEALQDASIAEAHEGMMLRFEGVEVGTPQADGSRDFGEFTVGTIGTGAYVRVDDASDQISEEFNDGLAEGQTFAFIQGLWSYTFSNYKLMPETMDDIGMGGLSNEADGLPVDFELHANYPNPFNPATTIRYDVAATEMVRLEVFDVLGRRVSTLVNNQQTPGKYTVDFNARDLASGVYVYRLEAGSRVFTRTMLLLK; this comes from the coding sequence ATGGTACAGAGAGTTACAGCGCTGTTGACACTCCTGGCATTTGTCGTCCTGCCCGCGTTGGGTCAGACGACGGTGCGAGACATCAACGCGATTTCGCAAGACAACATCAATCAGCTAGAGGCGGCCGGCGCAAGCCTGGATCCAGGCTCTATCGCCGGGTTGATTTACGCCAACCCCACCGTCGGTACCGAGGTGACCATCCGGGCGGTGGTCATGACCGACCCGTTCAGTTCGGGACTTGCCAACGTCGGAGACGGCGGCCCCAACCGAATCCACGTTTACGTCCGTGATGTGAATGCGGCTACGATGGGCAACGAGGGCATGGGTATCCAGCTCGTGGACGGCAACTATCAGACCTCCGGGTTGATCAACACCACCATCGGCGACGTGATCGACGTTACGGGTGAGGTGTCTCCGTTCGGCACCTCGATGCAGTTGGCCCCGACCACGGTCACGCTGCTGGGCTCGTACACCGACCAGAACCTGGATGCTTCCATTCTCGATCCGGTGACCGTCACCACGGCCGACATGAACAAGGCCCTTGACGACGGCGTCCAGGTGAACTGGAGCAACCTCGCCGACCTGAACGGTCAGTATGTACGTCTGGAGGGGGCCACGGTGACCATCCGGGACATCTCCACCGACCGTCCGAACTGGCTGGTCTCATCCGATGGGGGCACGACGCTCGCTTCGTTCTACGACATGTCCCTGCGCTACCGGAATGACCGCAGCGACTATCCCAGTGGCTGGAATACGCTCGACAATGACTTCGTGCCGCCTCCGGCCGGAGCCACGGTCAACGTGCAGGGTTTTGTCGTCTTCCAGGGCGATGACCCGTTCAACCGCGCGATTCCGCAGGGCTCCGAGGCTCTGCTGAACTTCGTGCCGTTTGCCGATTCCGACCTCGAGATTACTGAGAGCCCGCCGGCCGTTTCGAACCTGTCCCGCCCCGATCGTGTGCCAACGACCAGCGGCGTGGTCATCTCTGCCGATGTGGCCGTCGACCAGTCCCGTACCCTCACATCGGTCGAGCTCGTGTACACCACGTCCGACAACGCCACCGAACGCACGGTCGCAGGTGCGCTCCAGTCCGGGAATACCTACATCTTCCCGCTTCCGGCCCAGGCCGACGGCGTGTTCATCACCTACTGGGTGCGCGCAACCGACAACACCGGCGCCACGTCCCCGGTTCAGGAGCCCATTGCAAGCACACGGTTCCTGACGAACGGCATCACGCAGGTCTCGCACATTCAGCAGACCGCCGATGGGGGCCCCGGGGACAGCCCGTTCACCGGTCTGACCACTGATATGGACCTCACCGTCACGGTGATGACCCAGACCTCGGTGTCCGGCATCCTCGCGGTGCAGGATGACACGGGCGCATGGGGCGGCATCTTCATTCGGGGAGCTTCGGAGACCGACGGGCTGAACGAAGGCGATGTCATCAACATCACCAACGCCCAGATCGAAGAGCGCTTTGGCCTGACCCGCCTGCGGGATCTCACGTTCACCGTGACATCGACCGGCGGAACGGCGCTCGGCGCATCGGTCATCACCACCTCCGCTCTGCAGGATGCATCTGTGGCTGAGGCCTATGAAGGCATGATGGTCCGCTTCGAGGGCATCGAAATCGGCACCAACCAGGCCGACGGTTCCCGGGACTTCGGCGAGTTCACCGTGACTGACGTCGGCGCGGACGCAGAAGTCCGGGTGGACGACGACTCCGACGCCTTCCCCGAAACCTTCAACGACGGCCTCCGGGCCGGCCAGCGCTTTGCCGCGATCAGCGGTACCTGGGGGTACAGCTTCGGCAACTACAAGCTCTGGCCTGAGTCTCCGGACGCGCTGGAAGAGGTTGTGATCGGCTTCTCGGTTCGTGACATCAATGCCATTTCCCAGGACAATATCACGGCCCTGGAATCGGCTGGTGCTTCCCTCGACCCGGGATCCATCGCAGGTCTGATTTACTCGAACGCTACGGTTGGCACGGAAGTGACCTTCCGGGCTGTCGTGATGACAGACCCGCTCAGTTCCGGCCTCGCCAACGTGGGTGATGGTGGTCCGAACCGCATCCACGTCTATGTGCGTGACGTCAATGCGGACGCGGCCGGACCCGATGGAATGGGCATCCAGCTTGTCGACGGCAACTACCAGACCTCCGGGCTGATCAATACCACCATCGGCGACGTGATCGAGGTGACGGGCGAAGTGTCTCCGTTCGGAACGTCCATGCAGCTGGCGCCCACGACGGTGACATTGCTTGGCTCCTACACGGACCAGAACCTGGACGCCAGCATCCTGAACCCGGTCGTGGTTACGTCTGCGGACATCAACAAAGCCGTCGATGCCGGAGTGCAGCCCAACTGGAGCAATCTCCCGAGCATGAACGGGCAGTTCGTGCGGTTTGAGGACGCGACCGTCATTGCGCGTGATATCTCGACCGACCGTCCGAACTGGTTGATCTCCACTGACGGCGGCGCGACGGTTGTGAGCTTCTACGACATGTCGCTCCGGTACCGGAATGACCGCTCAGACTACCCCGACGGCTGGAATACGCTCGACGACGACTTCGTGCCGCCGCCGCCGGGATCTCGGGTAAACGTGCAGGGATTCGTCGTCTTCCAGGGCGATGACCCGTTCAATCGCGGTATTCCCGAGGGCTCCGAGACCATCCTCAACTTCGTTCCCTTCGCGGACGCGGATGTCGAGATCACGCAGTCGCCGCCGCTGGTGACCGGACTGACCAAACCCGACTTCGTGCCGGGCGCGGACCCGATCACTGTGACTGCCAGCGTTGCTGCCGACCCGAGTCGCTCGCTCGACACGGTCGAACTGGTGTACATCACCTCCGACAATGCTGCCGAGCAGACCACTCCGGGTACCGACAACGGGGACGGCACTTTCAGCTTCACCATCCCGGCCCAGGTGGACGAGGTATTCGTCGTGTATTACGTGCGGGCGACCGACAACACGGGTGCCTCCTCCGTTGAGTTCGAGCCCTCCGATTCCTACCGAGTGCTCGCAAACGGCATCACCCGGATCTCCCACGTGCAGCAGACTCCGGATGGCGGCCCCGGCAACTCGCCATTCGTGGGAATCACCGCGGACATGAACATCACGGCAACCGTCGTGACGGACCCGGGCACCTCCGGCCTGACCGCCATCCAGGATGACTCCGGTCTCGGCGCCTGGTCCGGTGTTGTTCTGCGCGGGTCTTCCGCGACCGACGCACTGCTTCGGGGCGACGTGATCCAGATCACGAACGCGCTCATCGAGGAGAGATTCGGTCTCACCCGACTGAGTGATCTGACGTTTGAGGTCGTGTCCACCGGTGGCGCATCGCTCGACTACAAGGTCGTCTCGACGGAGGCCCTGCAGGATGCCTCGATTGCTGAAGCCCACGAGGGCATGATGCTGCGCTTTGAGGGCGTCGAGGTGGGCACCCCGCAGGCCGACGGTTCAAGAGACTTCGGCGAGTTCACGGTCGGTACCATTGGCACGGGCGCCTACGTGCGCGTGGACGATGCTTCGGACCAGATCTCCGAGGAGTTCAACGACGGCCTGGCAGAGGGTCAGACCTTTGCCTTCATCCAGGGGCTGTGGTCCTATACGTTCAGCAACTACAAGCTGATGCCGGAGACCATGGACGACATCGGCATGGGCGGTCTGTCCAACGAAGCCGACGGTTTGCCGGTCGACTTCGAGCTGCACGCCAACTACCCGAACCCCTTCAACCCGGCGACAACCATCCGGTACGACGTGGCCGCGACCGAAATGGTCAGGCTGGAGGTGTTCGACGTGCTGGGCCGTCGCGTGTCGACGCTCGTGAACAACCAGCAGACCCCCGGCAAGTACACGGTGGACTTCAACGCACGTGACCTTGCGTCCGGCGTGTACGTCTACCGCCTCGAGGCCGGATCGCGTGTGTTTACACGCACCATGCTCCTGCTCAAGTAA
- a CDS encoding sulfite exporter TauE/SafE family protein: MPASSDLAALFLLGLFGSAHCLGMCGGFSILGRRTGWWSMYALGKTLTYGVLGAIVGLIGHGIMSVAPGQQALALLVGALLLVMGLATAGVLPDRWAMPSRLTAWMGAVLTRVRGAGRIRGPFLLGLVNGFLPCGLVYAALLASAQQGSPVPAAVGMLAFGVATLPALGLVAVGTDLLTPGRRRWVTRAGGWLVVVFALVTLWRGLSPPMMH, encoded by the coding sequence TTGCCTGCCTCCTCTGATCTTGCTGCCCTCTTTCTGTTGGGCCTGTTCGGAAGCGCCCACTGCCTCGGCATGTGTGGAGGGTTCTCAATTCTGGGGCGTCGTACCGGGTGGTGGTCCATGTACGCACTGGGCAAGACGCTGACCTACGGAGTGCTGGGTGCTATCGTCGGTCTGATCGGTCACGGCATCATGTCGGTGGCCCCGGGTCAGCAGGCACTGGCACTCCTGGTGGGGGCCCTGCTACTAGTCATGGGACTTGCCACGGCCGGTGTCCTGCCGGACAGATGGGCGATGCCGTCCCGGCTCACGGCCTGGATGGGTGCCGTGTTGACTCGCGTGCGTGGGGCCGGGCGCATCCGGGGGCCCTTCCTTCTCGGGCTGGTCAACGGATTCCTGCCGTGTGGTCTGGTCTACGCGGCCTTGCTGGCCTCTGCCCAGCAGGGTTCACCTGTGCCTGCTGCCGTCGGCATGCTTGCGTTTGGTGTTGCCACGCTTCCGGCGCTCGGTCTGGTGGCTGTCGGCACAGACCTGCTTACCCCCGGGCGCCGCCGGTGGGTCACCCGTGCTGGAGGTTGGCTGGTCGTGGTATTCGCGCTCGTTACGCTCTGGCGCGGTCTGTCGCCTCCGATGATGCACTGA
- a CDS encoding methyltransferase domain-containing protein, protein MHRLLLLFGLLISGCGAGGDEVQPAETAQAAGPQTFMGREIAEVLESEHYQEGVDRPDRDVREMPARLIAALRLGPADRVADIGAGTGYYALRLAPEVPHGRVFAVDLAPALLDTVRSRASEAGFRNVQPVLGDVRSVNLPPESIDLALIVVSYHEFSHPEDMLNSLLDALRPGGRLVLVEYRGEDPTIPVADRHRMTEAQARREVESVGFEFIENLDALPQQHVLVFQKALG, encoded by the coding sequence ATGCACAGACTACTTCTGCTTTTCGGTTTGTTAATCTCCGGGTGTGGCGCGGGCGGGGATGAGGTGCAGCCTGCCGAGACGGCGCAGGCCGCGGGTCCTCAGACGTTTATGGGCAGGGAGATCGCCGAGGTACTGGAAAGCGAGCACTATCAGGAAGGTGTCGACCGACCGGACAGGGACGTGCGCGAGATGCCTGCGAGACTCATTGCCGCCTTGCGGCTCGGTCCTGCAGACCGCGTCGCGGATATTGGCGCGGGCACCGGCTACTACGCGCTACGGCTGGCTCCGGAGGTACCCCATGGGCGTGTGTTTGCAGTAGATCTCGCTCCGGCGCTTCTGGACACGGTCCGGAGCCGGGCCTCGGAGGCGGGTTTCAGAAACGTTCAGCCTGTGCTTGGCGATGTCCGGAGCGTCAATCTGCCCCCGGAGAGCATCGATCTTGCGCTCATCGTGGTGTCCTACCACGAATTCTCCCACCCGGAAGACATGCTGAACAGCCTGCTGGATGCGCTTCGTCCCGGGGGGCGTCTGGTGCTGGTGGAGTACCGGGGTGAGGATCCAACCATCCCGGTTGCCGACAGGCACCGAATGACGGAAGCCCAGGCGCGTCGAGAGGTCGAATCCGTCGGCTTTGAGTTCATCGAAAACCTCGATGCCCTCCCACAGCAGCACGTGTTGGTGTTTCAGAAGGCGCTGGGGTAG
- the ccoS gene encoding cbb3-type cytochrome oxidase assembly protein CcoS, whose product MNILFVLIPLAILLAGLFVAAFFWAVRAGQFDDTATPAVRVLLEDRELPVSASSEATDRARA is encoded by the coding sequence ATGAACATCCTCTTCGTGCTCATTCCCCTCGCCATTCTGCTGGCCGGCCTGTTTGTAGCTGCATTCTTCTGGGCGGTACGGGCCGGCCAGTTCGACGACACGGCCACGCCCGCCGTGCGCGTCTTGCTGGAAGACAGGGAACTGCCGGTCAGTGCATCATCGGAGGCGACAGACCGCGCCAGAGCGTAA